From a single Candidatus Brevundimonas phytovorans genomic region:
- a CDS encoding Na+/H+ antiporter, whose translation MHLIETILFLLLAVVLSGWVARITRIALPLVQIGLGALVVLITGQAVDLKPDIFFLLFLPPLLFVDGWRIPNEALFRDRVVILELALGLVVFTVVGLGFLIHWMIPAMPLAVAFALAAILSPTDPIAVSAVAARAPIPKRLMHILEGESLLNDATGLTCMRIAVIAATTGAFSLTHAIGTFAWLAVSGIAVGIVVTLAIGLLKGWISRRWGEDVGGQILISILIPFAAYLAAEAVHGSGILAAVAAGVTMSFTERQGSAMAATRIRRAVVWDTVQFVANGLIFVILGEQMPSIMARAAEVIQTTQHREVWWLAVYVFAIVAALAALRFVWVWTSLKLTLYRKRGQGAPPRVGLRLVAVMSLAGVRGAITLAGILTLPFVLSDGSPMPARNLAIFLAAGVIIVSLVLATVALPRLLKNVELPPEPSHLEEEDRSRVAAASAALRAIEDRQHAMAEGRSDPDLYAETAARLMEVYRRRIENRSHNEGDDIARTQRGDEIERQLRLAGLAAERDELVRLRRQRLVDEEIARRLIREIDLQELRYV comes from the coding sequence ATGCACCTGATTGAGACGATCCTTTTCCTGCTGCTGGCCGTCGTGCTGTCAGGGTGGGTGGCGCGGATCACGCGGATCGCTCTGCCGCTGGTGCAGATCGGCTTGGGGGCGCTGGTCGTTCTGATTACGGGTCAGGCGGTGGACCTGAAGCCGGACATCTTCTTCCTGCTGTTCTTGCCGCCGCTGCTGTTCGTCGATGGCTGGCGCATTCCCAACGAGGCGCTGTTCCGCGACCGGGTGGTGATCCTGGAGCTGGCGCTGGGCCTGGTGGTCTTCACCGTCGTCGGCCTGGGTTTCCTGATCCACTGGATGATCCCCGCCATGCCTCTGGCCGTGGCCTTCGCCTTGGCCGCCATCCTGTCGCCGACTGACCCCATCGCCGTGTCGGCGGTGGCCGCGCGCGCGCCGATCCCCAAGCGGCTGATGCATATTCTAGAGGGCGAGTCCCTGCTCAACGACGCGACGGGCCTGACCTGCATGCGGATCGCCGTGATTGCGGCGACGACGGGGGCCTTTTCGTTGACCCACGCCATCGGCACCTTCGCCTGGCTCGCTGTCTCGGGAATCGCCGTCGGCATCGTCGTGACCCTGGCCATCGGCCTGCTCAAGGGCTGGATCAGCCGCCGCTGGGGCGAAGACGTCGGCGGGCAGATCCTGATCAGCATCCTGATTCCATTTGCGGCCTATCTGGCGGCCGAAGCGGTGCACGGATCGGGCATCCTGGCCGCCGTCGCCGCCGGCGTGACCATGAGCTTCACCGAGCGTCAGGGCTCGGCCATGGCTGCGACCCGCATTCGTCGCGCCGTCGTGTGGGATACGGTGCAGTTTGTCGCCAACGGCCTGATCTTCGTGATTCTGGGCGAGCAGATGCCCTCCATCATGGCGCGCGCCGCCGAGGTCATCCAGACGACCCAGCACCGAGAAGTCTGGTGGCTGGCCGTCTATGTCTTCGCCATCGTCGCAGCCCTGGCGGCGTTGCGGTTCGTCTGGGTCTGGACCTCGCTGAAGCTGACCCTCTACCGCAAGCGGGGGCAGGGAGCGCCGCCCCGTGTGGGGCTGCGGCTGGTCGCCGTCATGTCTCTGGCCGGCGTGCGTGGGGCCATCACCCTGGCCGGCATCCTGACCCTGCCCTTCGTGCTGAGCGACGGCTCGCCCATGCCGGCGCGCAACCTGGCCATTTTCCTGGCGGCGGGGGTGATCATCGTCTCACTGGTGCTGGCCACGGTCGCCCTGCCGCGCCTGCTGAAGAACGTCGAGCTGCCGCCCGAACCTTCGCACCTTGAAGAAGAAGACCGCTCGCGCGTCGCCGCGGCGTCCGCCGCCCTGCGCGCCATCGAGGATCGTCAGCATGCCATGGCCGAGGGCCGCTCCGACCCCGACCTCTACGCCGAGACCGCCGCCCGCTTGATGGAGGTCTATCGTCGTCGCATCGAGAACCGCAGCCATAACGAAGGCGACGACATCGCCCGCACCCAGCGGGGCGACGAGATCGAGCGCCAACTGCGCCTGGCGGGCCTCGCCGCGGAACGCGACGAACTGGTCCGTCTGCGTCGACAGCGACTGGTGGACGAAGAAATCGCGCGGCGTCTGATCCGCGAGATCGACCTTCAGGAACTGCGCTACGTGTGA
- the mazG gene encoding nucleoside triphosphate pyrophosphohydrolase codes for MTHSVDRLKEIMVRLRDPNGGCPWDVEQTFATIAPYTIEEAYEVADAIERADMEELKVELGDLLFQVVFHARMAEEAGHFAFDDVADAMADKLVRRHPHVFGEEAAKPSGSAQKARWEDIKAAERKAKAQHGVLDDVPVGLPALTRAAKLTRRAGRVGFDWPSTDEVFNKLAEEVEELRVEIAAGDKEKAREELGDLLFVVANLARKLEVEPEDALRAANAKFIRRFGFIEAELAKDGRTPEQSDLAEMDALWDAAKAAEKA; via the coding sequence ATGACCCACTCCGTCGACCGCCTGAAAGAGATCATGGTTCGCCTGCGCGATCCGAACGGCGGTTGCCCCTGGGATGTCGAGCAGACCTTCGCCACCATCGCTCCCTATACGATCGAGGAGGCCTACGAGGTCGCCGACGCCATCGAGCGGGCTGACATGGAGGAACTGAAGGTCGAACTGGGCGACCTGCTGTTCCAGGTCGTCTTCCACGCCCGCATGGCCGAAGAGGCCGGGCATTTCGCCTTTGACGATGTGGCCGACGCCATGGCCGACAAGCTGGTCCGCCGCCACCCGCACGTCTTCGGCGAGGAAGCCGCCAAGCCCAGCGGTTCGGCTCAGAAGGCGCGTTGGGAGGACATCAAGGCGGCCGAGCGCAAGGCCAAGGCCCAGCACGGCGTCCTCGACGATGTGCCGGTCGGCCTGCCCGCCCTGACCCGCGCCGCCAAGTTGACCCGGCGCGCCGGCCGCGTCGGCTTCGACTGGCCCTCGACGGACGAGGTCTTCAACAAGCTGGCCGAAGAGGTCGAGGAACTGCGCGTCGAGATCGCCGCCGGCGACAAGGAAAAGGCGCGCGAGGAACTGGGCGACCTGCTGTTCGTCGTCGCCAACCTGGCCCGCAAGCTGGAGGTCGAACCCGAAGACGCCCTGCGCGCCGCCAACGCCAAATTCATTCGCCGCTTCGGCTTCATCGAAGCCGAACTGGCCAAGGACGGCCGCACGCCCGAACAGTCCGACCTGGCCGAAATGGACGCTCTGTGGGACGCCGCCAAGGCGGCCGAGAAGGCCTGA
- a CDS encoding MFS transporter codes for MSSASTADAPRRSNAVLAAFSGPCLPLAAFGVALPVTLPEFYATHVGLELGVVAAVFMAVRLIDIVFDPFIGWGMDKTKTRFGRYRPWMIVSTPILMLSALMMFVLVQPGAGPAYLFAWLLVLYLGFSIGTLGQLGWAAVLAPQYDQRSRVYGWWQVFNIIGVILILILPTVVVKTGIGDYADGVRIMGWAILIALPVTIGLAMVAVPEPVNVGAPPHGGPSAYLALFGMKTVRKLLIADLLLGVAPGITGSLLFFFFGQIKGYDHTQASLFMLFYFVAGLVGAPIWAWLATRIGKDRALAVASLIFAGLYIAATLVPGGNFAVTAVVMFIAGLPYAAGLFLLRAMMADAGDEVRLETGVDRTGLMFSILSATTKIGHVVALIPYLILQWVGFKALPGPAGNSEFSLLALQILFIAVPGLLLAAAAWVLKGYPLTPKRHDEIREALALRDAGTA; via the coding sequence ATGTCATCCGCTTCCACTGCTGACGCTCCCCGCCGCTCCAATGCCGTGCTAGCCGCCTTTTCCGGGCCGTGTCTGCCGCTGGCGGCGTTCGGCGTCGCCCTGCCCGTCACCCTGCCGGAGTTTTACGCCACGCACGTTGGGCTGGAGCTGGGCGTGGTGGCCGCCGTCTTCATGGCCGTGCGGCTGATCGACATCGTCTTCGACCCCTTCATCGGCTGGGGCATGGACAAGACCAAGACGCGGTTCGGCCGCTATCGTCCGTGGATGATCGTCTCGACGCCGATCCTGATGCTGTCGGCGCTGATGATGTTTGTCCTGGTCCAACCGGGCGCCGGGCCCGCCTATCTGTTCGCCTGGCTGCTGGTCCTCTACCTCGGCTTCTCCATCGGCACCTTGGGCCAACTGGGCTGGGCGGCGGTTCTGGCGCCCCAGTATGACCAGCGCAGCCGGGTCTATGGCTGGTGGCAGGTGTTCAACATCATCGGCGTCATCCTGATCCTGATCCTGCCGACCGTGGTGGTGAAGACCGGCATCGGCGACTACGCCGACGGCGTGCGGATCATGGGCTGGGCCATCCTGATCGCCCTGCCCGTCACCATCGGCCTGGCCATGGTCGCCGTGCCCGAACCCGTCAACGTCGGCGCGCCGCCGCACGGCGGGCCGAGCGCCTATCTAGCCCTGTTCGGCATGAAGACCGTGCGCAAGCTGCTGATCGCCGACCTGCTGCTGGGCGTCGCGCCAGGCATCACCGGCTCGCTGCTGTTCTTCTTCTTCGGCCAAATCAAGGGCTACGACCACACCCAGGCCTCGCTGTTCATGCTGTTCTATTTCGTGGCGGGACTGGTCGGGGCGCCGATCTGGGCCTGGCTGGCGACCAGGATCGGCAAGGACAGGGCGCTGGCTGTCGCGAGTCTGATCTTCGCCGGCCTCTATATCGCCGCCACCCTGGTCCCCGGGGGCAACTTCGCCGTGACCGCTGTGGTCATGTTCATCGCCGGCCTGCCCTATGCGGCGGGCCTGTTCCTGCTGCGGGCCATGATGGCCGATGCGGGCGACGAGGTGCGGCTGGAGACGGGCGTGGATCGCACCGGCCTGATGTTCTCCATCCTGTCGGCGACGACCAAGATCGGTCACGTCGTGGCGCTGATCCCCTACCTGATCCTGCAATGGGTGGGGTTCAAGGCCCTGCCCGGACCGGCAGGCAACAGCGAGTTTTCGCTGCTGGCGCTGCAAATCCTGTTCATCGCCGTGCCGGGTCTGCTACTGGCGGCGGCCGCCTGGGTGCTGAAGGGCTATCCCCTGACGCCGAAACGGCATGATGAAATCCGCGAGGCCTTGGCCCTTCGCGACGCCGGGACCGCCTGA
- a CDS encoding D-alanyl-D-alanine carboxypeptidase family protein, which translates to MSVRFAILAAAFLAVFGAAGAAQARDDAASDGGAQICDRPTTAWDSAALANGISLYTLEWSPFGSAEWGWETYAPLIQREIGSPCDPASAGFAEALAGFQARRGLTATGQFDQPTFQVFRGLWQERRPFVMARVRGECPEPPPISLLGYLSPQEEHAERMTRLLRRDVLDAYRRMAAAARAEVPAIAADPELMQIFSGFRDPEADAARCASQGNCDGVRRAVCSPHRTGTAVDIHVGHVAGMGVDSTDPLSRRHMAQGPAYRWLVANASRFGFTPYVFEPWHWEWTGNDTAAGGR; encoded by the coding sequence ATGTCAGTGCGATTTGCGATCCTTGCCGCCGCCTTTCTGGCGGTCTTCGGCGCCGCCGGAGCGGCTCAGGCCCGAGACGACGCCGCGTCCGATGGCGGCGCCCAGATCTGCGACCGGCCCACCACGGCCTGGGACAGCGCGGCCCTGGCCAACGGCATTTCGCTCTACACCCTGGAATGGTCGCCGTTCGGTTCGGCGGAGTGGGGATGGGAGACCTATGCCCCCCTGATCCAGCGCGAGATCGGTTCGCCGTGCGACCCGGCGTCAGCGGGTTTCGCTGAGGCCCTGGCGGGCTTTCAGGCGCGTCGAGGCCTGACGGCGACCGGCCAGTTCGACCAGCCGACGTTTCAAGTGTTTCGTGGTCTCTGGCAGGAGCGGCGCCCCTTCGTCATGGCGCGGGTGAGGGGGGAGTGCCCCGAACCGCCGCCGATCAGCCTGCTGGGCTATCTGTCGCCGCAGGAAGAACACGCCGAGCGGATGACGCGCCTGCTGCGTCGCGACGTGCTGGACGCCTATCGCCGCATGGCCGCCGCCGCCCGCGCCGAGGTGCCGGCCATCGCGGCCGACCCCGAACTGATGCAGATATTCTCGGGCTTCCGCGATCCTGAGGCCGACGCGGCCCGCTGCGCCTCCCAAGGCAATTGCGACGGAGTTCGCCGCGCCGTCTGCTCGCCGCACCGGACCGGAACCGCCGTCGATATCCACGTCGGCCATGTCGCGGGCATGGGCGTGGACTCGACCGACCCCTTGAGCCGTCGCCACATGGCCCAAGGTCCGGCCTATCGCTGGCTGGTGGCCAATGCTTCCCGTTTCGGCTTCACGCCCTATGTCTTTGAACCTTGGCATTGGGAATGGACAGGCAATGATACGGCCGCTGGCGGACGGTGA
- the wrbA gene encoding NAD(P)H:quinone oxidoreductase: MPKILVLYHSTYGHIEQMAEAVAEGARAVEGAVVDIKRVPETVPADLAKASGYKMDQAAPIAEVNELADYDAIILGAGTRFGTAASQMRAFLDQTGGLWGQGKLIGKVGSAFSASATQHGGQETTFAGLHNYFMHHGMVVVGLPYSFAGQMNMDEITGGTPYGATTLTKGDGSRMPSQNELDGARFQGQHVAEIAKKLHG, encoded by the coding sequence ATGCCCAAGATTCTCGTCCTCTATCACTCGACCTATGGCCATATCGAACAGATGGCCGAAGCCGTCGCCGAGGGCGCGCGCGCCGTCGAAGGCGCCGTGGTGGACATCAAGCGCGTGCCGGAAACCGTGCCCGCCGACCTGGCCAAGGCCTCGGGCTACAAGATGGATCAGGCCGCGCCGATCGCCGAGGTCAACGAACTGGCTGATTATGACGCCATCATCCTGGGCGCCGGCACCCGCTTCGGCACCGCCGCATCGCAGATGCGCGCCTTCCTCGATCAGACCGGCGGTCTGTGGGGACAGGGCAAGCTGATCGGCAAGGTCGGCAGCGCCTTCAGCGCCTCCGCCACCCAGCATGGCGGTCAGGAAACCACCTTCGCCGGCCTGCACAACTATTTCATGCACCACGGCATGGTCGTGGTGGGTCTGCCCTATTCCTTCGCCGGTCAGATGAACATGGACGAAATCACCGGAGGCACCCCCTACGGCGCCACCACCCTGACCAAGGGCGACGGGTCGCGCATGCCCAGCCAGAACGAACTGGACGGCGCCCGCTTCCAGGGTCAGCATGTCGCGGAAATCGCGAAGAAGCTGCACGGTTAA